One genomic window of Streptomyces sp. NBC_01498 includes the following:
- a CDS encoding UbiA family prenyltransferase: MSPATPTWEAGPGSGRRTPARTRPVRTGRALALSCHPGPVAAVTGLTLVLAVTSGHGVGSCALLVAAVLTGQLSVGWCNDAYDARRDTVNGRRDKPVATGTVGRRTVWAAAFGALALCVPLSLACGALAGGAHLGAVGAAWAYNLRLKATPLSWLPYALGFASLPALVSLSLPGSPWPAWWAVTTGALLGVGAHLADVLPDIRDDLATGVRGLPHRLGTTGTRLLLPVPLVAASAVPVLGPPGPAGMAAVLVPTAAGTIAATGLLLARRHPKTPFVAAVTVAALDVSLLAVHGTGVG; this comes from the coding sequence ATGTCCCCCGCGACGCCGACCTGGGAGGCGGGGCCGGGCAGCGGGAGGCGTACCCCGGCCCGTACGAGGCCGGTCCGTACGGGACGCGCGCTGGCGCTGTCCTGCCATCCGGGCCCGGTGGCCGCCGTCACGGGGCTCACGCTCGTGCTCGCCGTCACCTCCGGGCACGGCGTGGGAAGTTGCGCGCTGCTCGTCGCGGCGGTGCTGACCGGTCAGCTCTCCGTCGGGTGGTGCAACGACGCGTACGACGCCCGCCGCGACACCGTCAACGGCCGCCGGGACAAGCCCGTCGCCACGGGCACGGTCGGCCGACGCACGGTGTGGGCGGCGGCGTTCGGGGCGCTCGCGCTCTGCGTGCCGCTCTCCCTGGCCTGCGGCGCCCTCGCGGGCGGCGCGCATCTGGGCGCGGTGGGCGCGGCGTGGGCGTACAACCTGCGGCTCAAGGCCACGCCGCTGTCCTGGCTGCCGTACGCGCTCGGATTCGCGAGTCTGCCCGCGCTGGTCTCACTGAGTCTGCCGGGCAGCCCGTGGCCGGCCTGGTGGGCCGTCACCACGGGGGCGCTGCTCGGCGTCGGGGCACACCTCGCGGACGTCCTGCCCGACATCCGCGACGACCTCGCCACCGGTGTACGGGGCCTGCCGCACCGGCTCGGCACCACCGGCACCCGCCTGCTGCTCCCGGTGCCGCTGGTCGCTGCCTCGGCGGTGCCGGTGCTCGGCCCACCGGGTCCCGCGGGCATGGCGGCCGTCCTCGTCCCGACGGCCGCCGGGACGATCGCCGCCACCGGCCTGCTCCTCGCCCGCCGCCACCCGAAAACCCCCTTCGTCGCGGCGGTCACGGTGGCGGCACTGGACGTGTCCCTGCTGGCTGTCCATGGGACGGGTGTCGGTTAG
- a CDS encoding type III polyketide synthase: MTRIAAVHGVLPPYRHTQSEITDMVARTCLPAGADRRVLDRLHASARVGFRHMALPLDDYAKIDGFGAANDIFIEVAVELGAEAIRGALRTAGLRAEDVDLLLFASVTGVAAPSVDARLVGRLGMRPDVKRLPVFGLGCVAGAAGLARLHDYLRGWPEQVAVLLSVELCSLTFQRDDASSANLVASGLFGDGAGAVVAVGERFRAGRSGAARSLATEPVSNGVARSGATRPESVPPEVVRPDTATAGPTVVATRSRMYPDTGHVMGWSVTASGFRVVLDPSVPAVVRRHLPDDVRNFLAEHGLTPADVTAWVCHPGGPKVLEAVGEALGLPEGALDVTWRSLSEVGNLSSSSVLHILRDTLADRSPEPGTPGLMIAMGPGFCCELVLLRW; the protein is encoded by the coding sequence ATGACCCGAATCGCCGCTGTGCACGGCGTCCTGCCCCCGTACCGACACACCCAGTCCGAGATCACCGACATGGTGGCGCGCACCTGTCTGCCGGCCGGGGCGGACCGGCGGGTCCTGGACCGGCTGCACGCGAGCGCGCGGGTCGGCTTCCGGCACATGGCCCTGCCGCTGGACGACTACGCCAAGATCGACGGGTTCGGCGCCGCCAACGACATCTTCATCGAGGTCGCGGTGGAGTTGGGCGCGGAGGCGATCCGGGGGGCGCTGCGTACGGCGGGTCTCCGGGCGGAGGACGTGGATCTGCTGCTCTTCGCCTCCGTGACCGGCGTTGCCGCCCCGTCGGTGGACGCCCGCCTGGTGGGACGGCTGGGGATGCGCCCGGATGTGAAACGGCTGCCCGTCTTCGGGCTGGGCTGTGTCGCGGGCGCGGCGGGGCTGGCGCGGCTGCACGACTATCTGCGGGGCTGGCCGGAGCAGGTGGCCGTGCTGCTCTCGGTCGAGTTGTGCTCGCTCACCTTCCAGCGTGACGACGCGTCGTCGGCGAATCTGGTGGCGAGCGGGCTGTTCGGGGACGGGGCGGGGGCCGTGGTGGCGGTGGGCGAGCGGTTCCGGGCGGGGCGCTCCGGTGCGGCGCGGTCCCTCGCGACGGAGCCCGTGTCGAACGGAGTCGCGCGGTCGGGAGCCACGCGGCCGGAGAGCGTACCGCCCGAAGTCGTACGGCCGGACACCGCGACCGCCGGTCCCACGGTCGTCGCCACCCGCAGCCGTATGTATCCGGACACCGGTCATGTCATGGGCTGGTCCGTCACCGCGTCCGGCTTCCGGGTCGTTCTCGATCCGTCCGTCCCCGCCGTCGTCCGCCGCCATCTCCCGGACGACGTACGGAACTTCCTCGCGGAGCACGGTCTGACGCCCGCCGACGTCACCGCGTGGGTCTGCCACCCCGGGGGCCCCAAGGTCCTGGAGGCCGTGGGCGAGGCGCTGGGGCTGCCGGAGGGGGCCCTGGACGTCACCTGGCGCTCGCTGTCAGAGGTGGGGAACCTGTCGTCGTCCTCCGTGCTGCACATCCTGCGCGACACCCTCGCCGACCGCTCCCCCGAGCCCGGCACCCCCGGCCTGATGATCGCGATGGGTCCCGGGTTCTGCTGCGAACTCGTGCTGCTTCGCTGGTGA
- a CDS encoding isoprenylcysteine carboxyl methyltransferase family protein, with the protein MEWYTLLVLAVAGERAAELVVARRHTRWSLERGGRETGGGHYPAMVVLHTGLLAGALAETALAGRPFVPVLGWTMVAVVVAAQSLRWWCVRTLGPRWNTRVIVVPGLPPVATGPYRLLRHPNYVAVAAEGLALPLAHGAWVTAAVFTVLNAALMVVRVRCENTALGFAGAGAPA; encoded by the coding sequence ATGGAGTGGTACACGCTGCTGGTGCTGGCCGTCGCGGGCGAGCGCGCCGCCGAACTCGTCGTCGCCCGCCGCCATACCCGCTGGAGTCTGGAGCGCGGCGGCAGGGAGACCGGCGGCGGGCACTACCCGGCGATGGTCGTCCTGCACACGGGCCTGCTGGCCGGCGCGCTCGCCGAAACAGCCCTGGCCGGGCGGCCGTTCGTGCCCGTGCTCGGCTGGACGATGGTGGCCGTCGTCGTCGCGGCCCAGTCGCTGCGCTGGTGGTGCGTACGGACGCTGGGTCCGCGCTGGAACACGCGGGTGATCGTCGTGCCCGGTCTGCCGCCGGTCGCCACCGGCCCCTACCGTCTGCTTCGTCATCCCAACTATGTCGCCGTCGCCGCCGAGGGTCTGGCGCTGCCGCTGGCGCACGGGGCGTGGGTGACGGCCGCCGTCTTCACGGTGCTGAACGCCGCCCTGATGGTGGTCCGCGTCCGGTGCGAGAACACGGCGCTCGGGTTCGCGGGCGCCGGTGCCCCGGCGTGA
- a CDS encoding NAD(P)/FAD-dependent oxidoreductase, which translates to MIDVLVAGGGPAGLAAGIHAALAGLRAVVVEPRTGPVDKACGEGVMPGGVAALRALGVEVSGYELRGVRYREGVRGAEACFRDGTGLGVRRTELHAALRRRADDLGVETVRGRIGGVRQDADRVRTGEWTARWLIAADGLHSPVRRGLGLELPDRAPSRYGLRRHFRVAPWSAFVEVHWSRWGEAYVTPVGDDLVGVAVLSHERRSYDEHLGAFPDLAPLLRERPASAVRGAGPLRQRVRRPRAGRVLLVGDAAGYVDALTGEGVALALSTAEAAVRALAEGRPETYPAAWGKLTRRHRLLTEGLLRAARGPRAARLVVPAAARFPSLFAAAVHALQ; encoded by the coding sequence GTGATCGACGTCCTGGTCGCGGGCGGCGGCCCCGCCGGTCTGGCCGCCGGGATCCACGCCGCCCTGGCGGGACTGCGGGCCGTGGTGGTGGAGCCGCGCACCGGGCCGGTGGACAAGGCGTGCGGGGAGGGCGTCATGCCGGGCGGTGTGGCGGCGCTGCGCGCGCTGGGGGTCGAGGTGTCGGGGTACGAACTGCGCGGTGTGCGCTACCGGGAGGGCGTACGCGGCGCCGAGGCGTGCTTCCGGGACGGTACGGGGCTGGGTGTGCGCCGCACCGAGTTGCACGCCGCCCTGCGCCGCCGGGCCGACGACCTCGGGGTGGAGACGGTCCGGGGCAGGATCGGCGGGGTGCGGCAGGACGCCGACCGGGTACGCACCGGGGAGTGGACCGCGCGGTGGCTGATCGCCGCCGACGGGCTGCACTCACCGGTCCGGCGCGGTCTCGGGCTGGAGCTGCCGGACCGCGCGCCGTCCCGGTACGGGCTGCGGCGGCACTTCCGTGTGGCGCCCTGGTCGGCGTTCGTGGAGGTCCACTGGTCACGGTGGGGCGAGGCGTACGTGACGCCCGTCGGGGACGATCTGGTGGGCGTGGCGGTGCTGAGCCACGAGCGGCGGAGTTACGACGAACACCTGGGCGCCTTCCCGGACTTGGCGCCGTTGCTGCGGGAGCGGCCGGCGAGCGCGGTCCGGGGCGCGGGGCCGCTGCGGCAGCGGGTGCGACGGCCACGGGCCGGGCGGGTCCTGCTCGTCGGGGACGCCGCCGGTTATGTCGACGCGCTGACCGGGGAGGGGGTGGCCCTCGCCCTGTCGACGGCCGAGGCGGCGGTACGCGCGCTCGCCGAGGGTAGGCCGGAGACCTATCCGGCGGCCTGGGGAAAACTGACGAGGCGTCACCGGCTGCTCACGGAGGGCCTGTTGCGTGCCGCGCGTGGTCCGCGTGCGGCACGCCTCGTGGTGCCCGCCGCCGCGCGGTTCCCGTCCCTGTTCGCGGCGGCCGTGCACGCGCTCCAGTAG